The DNA segment CCGTGTGGCTGCCGTACCGGTACTCCATGCCGCACCTCCGCTCATGCGGCTCATTTTCGCAGCTAAAGCTGACCGGCTAAAGCCGGTGGCTTAAACCTTGTGATCGATAGTTAATGCCCGCATGCCGGCCCTCCGAGCGTAGTAGTGACGCCGTACGGTCCCTTGCCGCTCCGCCGGACACCGCCCCTCCGAAAGCCTTCTCCGCCTGACCGAACCGGTCGCGTCATCGAGTTGTTGCGCAATCTGCTGCAACACGCTCACGCCGTTCGACGGCCGTAAACGCGGAGACCAACTTGAATGCACGTGCGGTAGAGCGTCCGCAACGTTCGCGGCGCCGTTTTGTGGCCGGGATGCTGGGACTTGCATCCATGCCATTTCTTTCCTCGCGCCGTAGGACTGCTGCCGGTTTCGCTCGGGGGGTTGTAGAAGCACAACTCGTCGCGCAGCTTGCGCATGCACAGCTCGTTCCGGCGGGCTACCCAGAGACGGTCGTGTGGGCGTACAACGGTACGGTTCCGGGGCCATTTCTAAGGCTGCGGCAGGGCGATCGCTTGCGCGTACGCGTAAAGAATGCCCTTGCAGAAAGTACCACTATCCATTGGCACGGCGTCCGCTTGCCGAACGCGATGGACGGCGTGCCGGTCATCACGCAGCCAGCGATCGAGCCGGGCGCCGAGTTTGTTTACGACTTCGCCGTGCCGGACGCCGGGACCTTTTTCTACCATCCGCATCAGAGAAGCTACGAACAGGTCGGGCGCGGGCTGGCAGGGACCTTGATCGTCGATGAGCTCGAGCCGCCCAAGGTCGACCGTGACATTGTATGGGTTCTCAGTGACTGGCGCCTGGATCCGGACGCCTCGATCCGCGGCGGTTTTGGCAGCTTCATGGATGTGAGCCACAACGGCCGCGTCGGCAATACGGTGACTATCAATGGGAGCGTACCGGGAGAATTTCGCGTGCGCGCCGGCGAGCGAATTCGCATGCGCCTTATCAATGCTGCTTCGGCCCGCATTTTTTCCCTTGCGTTCGAGGGGCATCGGCCTCAGGTAGTCGCGTTCGATGGCCAACCGGTGGATCCCCACGAGCCCGAAGGAGGTTCGATCGTCCTCGGGCCGGCAATGCGAGCAGATCTGATTCTAGACATGACCGCGCAGCCTGGGAGCCGACACAGGGTCCGCGATGACTTCTATCGCCAGCTTGCCTACGAGCTCATTCAGCTCGCCTACAGCGAGGAGCGGCCGTTGCGAAGCGCTCCGGAGGAACCGGTGCGGCTGCCATCGAATCCGCTCTCCGAGCCCTCGCTCCGCCGTCCGGAGCGCCACGATGTCATCTTCACCGGTGGGATGATGGGCGATATGCGGATCATGAGCCAAGGGAAAGCTTGGGCGGTAAATGGACGGTCGGTCGGTTGCGGCGACGGGTCGGCCGGGTTCGACCCGCTGTTCATCATGCGCCGCGGGCGAAGCTACGTACTCAATCTGGTCAACGATACAGCCTGGCATCATCCGATTCACCTGCACGGGCACGCATTCCGTGTGCTCACGCGAAACGGACAACCGACCCGGTATCGCGAGTGGCTCGACACAGTCATGCTCGCTCCGCGTGAGAATGCAGAGATCGCATTCGTCGCCGACAACCCCGGCGACTGGATGTTTCACTGTCATGTTCTCGAGCACCAGGCCGGCGGAATGATGGCGTGTATCCGGGTTATTTGAATGGAGACGCGAATGAAGCGACGCACATTCCTCGCAACTCTTGCTTCGTTGAGCGCGGCCAACCTCGCATACGGCGGAGATAATCGTGACGCGACGTTGTACAAGAATCCGCAATGCGGCTGCTGTCAGGATCACGCGGCTTATCTCCGCCGCCACGGATACCGGGTCACGGAGGTGGCAACCCATGACCTGGACGAGATCAAGCGCAAACACGGGGTACCCGAGCAACTGTACGGGTGTCACACGATCGTCGTGGGTGGATATGTGGTCGAGGGCCACGTATCGGCGCCGATCATCGACCGAATGCTCCGTGAGCGGCCGAAGATCCGCGGCGTATCTTTGCCGGGCATGCCGCAAGGATCTCCGGGGATGACGGGCAACAAAACTGAACCATTTCAGATCTACGAGATTGGCGATAACTGTATCGGCTCGTCCGCGAGTGTATGCCGTCGAATGAAAGGAGCATCATCATGCGCAAGAGCATTTTCGCAGTCGTCGTAGCCGGAGCGCTGGTCGGGGGCGTTGCGTTCGCCCAAGAGCGCAACGAAGCTCGGGATTCCATTGAAGCGAGACTCGACCGAATCGAAAAATCTCTTGCCCGACTGGAGGAAAGGGTCTCCTCACAGGGCAGCGGTGCAATGATGGGGGCCTGTCCCATGATGCAGGGCATGATGGGCATGATGGGTGGCAGCGCAGAACGGCGCGGCCGTTCGCCGAACGAGCAATGGCCGGAACCCCCAACGCGGTGATTCTTGTGCGGCGTGTCGTCCTCGTCTGCTACGTGGCGGTGCTATCCGCCTGCATCGAGGCGACTGCTCCCGGAGACGATCCGCGCGCCGACTCGCGCAATGCCGCTCACTTGGCGCTCGGCGAGAAGATCTATGCGCAGCACTGTGCCGCGTGTCACGGCGCGAAGCTGGAAGGTGAACCGGATTGGCGCAGACGGCTGCCGAACGGCAAGCTCCCCGCCCCGCCGCATGACGAATCAGGACATACGTGGCATCACCCGGACGAAGTGCTCTTCGCCATTACGAAGCACGGAATGGTATGGCCCAATGCACCGAAGGATTACAAGAGCGACATGCCGGCGTTCGGCGGAACGCTTTCCGACCAGGAGATCTGGGCGGTGCTCACCTTCATTAAGAGTCATTGGAAATCGAGCGATGTCCTGATGGCGCGGCAGGAGATGATGCGCAATGTGAGGCGAGAATGAAATCGAAGGCTCAACGGATTGCACTGCGGAAATCCTGCATGTGCTTCCCAGTGATCGGCCGCATCGGATGAGTACTGCAGCGAACGGCGCCGGCTGGCTCTGCGATGGAGCCGCTCGTCGCTTCATCGCGCTTCGTTATCTACCTTGGCTTGCCGGCCTCAGTCTGCTCTGGGAGATCGCACATCTGCCGCTGTACACGATTTGGAACGAGGCCAGCCCGGGTTACATGGCATTCGCGGTTGCGCACTGCACTGTCGGTGACCTCCTGATCGGCGCGGCCTCCCTCGCGCTGACGCTGACCGTCGGGCGGGAGGGGCCGCTGAGCAGCTGGCACTGGCGACGCATCGCTCTTGTCACCGCCATAGTGGGGATGTCGTATACCGCATTCAGCGAGTGGTTGAACGTTGCAGTCCTTCAAAGCTGGGCCTATTCCGAACGCATGCCGGTGATCGAGCTCGCCGGCGTACGCCTCGGTGCGTCACCACTTCTACAGTGGGCCGTGATTCCGCCCGTTGCGCTTTACATCGGCGTCAGGAAATGCTCGAGTCCGGCGAAGGACCAATAGGGTGAATGGGGCATGGCTACACGGCGGGTGGGGGCACCCTGACCAAGCCGTCCCCCGGCTATGTTAGCTTTGCACCCCGCAGCCTGGGCGCATTGGTCACCACCGAAACGGAACTGAGCGCCATGGCTGCACCGGCGAAGATCGGTGAGAGCAGGATGCCGAACGCCGGATAGAGAACACCTGCCGCGATCGGAATGCCGAGCGCGTTGTACCCAAAAGCGAACCACAGGTTTTGCCGGATATTGCGCATGGTCGCCCGCG comes from the Betaproteobacteria bacterium genome and includes:
- a CDS encoding c-type cytochrome, with the translated sequence MAGTPNAVILVRRVVLVCYVAVLSACIEATAPGDDPRADSRNAAHLALGEKIYAQHCAACHGAKLEGEPDWRRRLPNGKLPAPPHDESGHTWHHPDEVLFAITKHGMVWPNAPKDYKSDMPAFGGTLSDQEIWAVLTFIKSHWKSSDVLMARQEMMRNVRRE
- a CDS encoding multicopper oxidase domain-containing protein, whose translation is MLGLASMPFLSSRRRTAAGFARGVVEAQLVAQLAHAQLVPAGYPETVVWAYNGTVPGPFLRLRQGDRLRVRVKNALAESTTIHWHGVRLPNAMDGVPVITQPAIEPGAEFVYDFAVPDAGTFFYHPHQRSYEQVGRGLAGTLIVDELEPPKVDRDIVWVLSDWRLDPDASIRGGFGSFMDVSHNGRVGNTVTINGSVPGEFRVRAGERIRMRLINAASARIFSLAFEGHRPQVVAFDGQPVDPHEPEGGSIVLGPAMRADLILDMTAQPGSRHRVRDDFYRQLAYELIQLAYSEERPLRSAPEEPVRLPSNPLSEPSLRRPERHDVIFTGGMMGDMRIMSQGKAWAVNGRSVGCGDGSAGFDPLFIMRRGRSYVLNLVNDTAWHHPIHLHGHAFRVLTRNGQPTRYREWLDTVMLAPRENAEIAFVADNPGDWMFHCHVLEHQAGGMMACIRVI